One genomic window of Paenisporosarcina antarctica includes the following:
- a CDS encoding carbamoyl phosphate synthase small subunit, producing the protein MMNRSLILETGDVFNGTAFGSTKASEGEVVFTTGMTGYQETLSDPSYCGQIVTMTYPLIGNYGINRDDFESIEPAIKGMVVRELANTPSNFRCDATLNELFVLKDIPGIEGIDTRKLTRIIRELGSVKGLLSAAGEEVNVEEVVAKLKNTTFRTDQVDQVSTKSPYPSPGRGKRVVLVDFGMKHGILRELNKRDCDVIVVPYNTTAEQIMAIYPDGIMLSNGPGNPKDVPEAITMLQNLIGKIPIFGICLGHQLFALASGGDTFKLKFGHRGSNHPVKDLETGRTDITSQNHGYSVDPESLKGTRLKVTHIALNDGTVEGLKHLDVPAFTVQYHPEASPGPEDSNHLFDRFIELMHTNVKGEKQHA; encoded by the coding sequence ATGATGAATAGAAGCCTCATTTTAGAAACTGGCGATGTATTTAATGGAACAGCTTTCGGTAGCACGAAAGCAAGCGAAGGTGAAGTTGTATTTACAACTGGTATGACTGGCTACCAAGAAACATTATCTGATCCGTCATACTGTGGCCAAATTGTCACAATGACTTACCCGCTAATAGGAAACTACGGAATTAACCGAGATGATTTTGAATCAATTGAACCAGCAATAAAAGGAATGGTCGTACGTGAACTTGCTAATACGCCATCTAACTTTAGATGCGATGCAACATTAAATGAATTGTTTGTTTTGAAAGATATTCCTGGAATTGAAGGTATTGATACCCGCAAACTAACGCGAATCATCCGCGAATTAGGTTCTGTAAAAGGTCTCTTAAGTGCTGCAGGTGAAGAAGTAAATGTAGAGGAAGTAGTGGCTAAGTTAAAAAACACGACCTTCCGCACAGATCAAGTCGATCAAGTATCAACGAAAAGCCCTTATCCAAGTCCAGGACGAGGTAAACGTGTGGTGCTAGTTGATTTTGGCATGAAACATGGTATTTTACGTGAATTAAATAAACGGGACTGTGATGTCATAGTGGTTCCTTATAACACAACCGCAGAACAAATTATGGCCATCTATCCTGATGGAATTATGTTATCGAACGGACCTGGAAATCCAAAAGATGTACCAGAAGCCATTACAATGCTACAAAACTTAATTGGCAAGATTCCGATTTTCGGAATTTGTTTGGGCCATCAACTATTTGCTCTTGCTAGTGGAGGAGACACATTTAAATTAAAATTTGGCCATCGAGGCTCTAATCATCCAGTCAAAGATTTAGAAACGGGTCGAACGGATATAACTTCACAAAACCATGGCTACTCAGTAGATCCTGAGTCCTTAAAAGGTACGCGTCTAAAAGTAACCCATATTGCATTAAACGATGGAACTGTTGAAGGATTAAAACATCTAGATGTACCTGCTTTTACTGTGCAATACCATCCAGAAGCCTCACCGGGACCAGAAGATTCAAATCACTTATTTGACCGCTTTATTGAGTTAATGCACACGAACGTGAAGGGAGAAAAACAACATGCCTAA
- a CDS encoding dihydroorotase — MKKFIQNIQLLNDKNELKEGSILIENGRIIEVNSKTTPQVDEIIDGQGYFVSAGFIDVHVHLREPGGEQKETIKTGTDAAAKGGYTTICAMPNTRPVPDTIENLNHVNQLIKENAKIRVLPYASITIREAGKERTDLAALKEHGAFAFTDDGVGVQQAGMMFEAMKNAAKLNMPIVAHCEDNTLIYAGVMHEGTKNIELGLKGIPAIAESVHIARDVLLAEAAGAHYHVCHVSTKESVRVIRDAKKAGIRVTAEVSPHHLLLCEDDIPGNDANWKMNPPLRAKEDLQALIKGLEDGTLDFIATDHAPHTAEDKGSGMEQAPFGIVGLETAFPLLYTHFVKTGKWTLTQLIDWLTQKPADVFGLPYGRLNMGESADLVFIDLTKEQNIDTGQFVSKGKNTPFQDWICTGWPVMTMFEGNVIWQEEK; from the coding sequence ATGAAGAAATTTATTCAAAATATACAATTGCTAAATGATAAAAATGAATTAAAAGAGGGTTCCATATTAATTGAAAATGGACGTATTATCGAAGTGAATTCGAAAACAACACCTCAAGTAGATGAAATTATCGACGGTCAAGGGTATTTTGTCTCTGCAGGATTTATTGACGTACATGTGCACTTAAGAGAGCCAGGTGGCGAACAAAAAGAGACGATTAAAACAGGAACAGATGCAGCAGCAAAAGGTGGATATACGACAATTTGTGCAATGCCCAATACGAGACCAGTACCAGATACAATAGAAAACTTGAACCATGTTAATCAACTTATAAAAGAAAACGCTAAGATTCGTGTACTTCCCTATGCATCAATTACAATACGTGAAGCTGGAAAAGAGAGAACAGATTTAGCTGCTTTAAAAGAACACGGTGCATTCGCTTTTACTGACGATGGTGTAGGTGTTCAGCAAGCAGGAATGATGTTTGAGGCAATGAAAAATGCGGCAAAACTGAATATGCCAATTGTTGCCCATTGTGAGGACAATACACTCATTTACGCTGGGGTAATGCATGAAGGTACGAAAAATATAGAACTTGGTTTAAAAGGGATTCCAGCAATAGCAGAGTCCGTTCATATAGCTAGAGATGTACTACTTGCCGAAGCAGCTGGCGCACATTATCATGTTTGCCACGTAAGTACAAAAGAATCAGTCCGCGTTATAAGAGACGCAAAAAAAGCGGGAATTCGAGTAACTGCTGAAGTAAGTCCACATCATTTACTACTTTGTGAAGACGATATTCCTGGAAACGATGCGAACTGGAAAATGAATCCTCCTCTTCGAGCGAAAGAAGATCTACAAGCGTTAATCAAAGGATTAGAAGATGGCACACTTGATTTTATTGCAACGGATCATGCCCCTCATACAGCTGAAGATAAAGGTAGTGGCATGGAACAAGCTCCTTTTGGAATTGTCGGCTTAGAAACGGCTTTCCCTCTTTTGTATACACATTTTGTCAAGACAGGTAAATGGACTTTAACTCAATTAATTGATTGGCTAACTCAAAAGCCTGCAGATGTCTTTGGTTTACCATATGGCCGTTTAAATATGGGCGAGTCAGCAGACCTAGTATTTATCGATTTAACGAAAGAACAAAACATAGACACCGGACAATTTGTTTCAAAAGGTAAAAACACACCGTTCCAAGATTGGATATGCACAGGATGGCCGGTAATGACGATGTTTGAAGGAAACGTAATTTGGCAGGAGGAGAAATAA
- a CDS encoding aspartate carbamoyltransferase catalytic subunit, producing MKHLLNMNDLEIKDIDTILNRALEFQQNPSHQFNKQFTVVNLFFEPSTRTKMSFEMAERKLGLHILPFEAGTSSTLKGETMYDTVRTLEAIGVDAVVIRHEQDQFYEELMSGLNLAIINAGDGSGQHPSQCLLDLYTIKQEFGKFEGIHVTIVGDIAHSRVAKSNALALKKLGAHVTFICPPEWQGDFDATSTWEEVLPTADVVMLLRVQHERHGKENDFLKELYHKEYGLTIARYAELKPSTIVMHPAPVNRDVEIASELVESDKSRIFKQIQNGVFVRMAILESVLKERM from the coding sequence GTGAAGCATTTATTAAACATGAATGACTTAGAAATTAAGGATATTGACACTATTTTAAATCGAGCATTAGAATTTCAGCAAAATCCATCTCACCAATTTAATAAACAATTTACTGTGGTGAATTTGTTCTTTGAACCGAGTACACGAACAAAAATGAGTTTTGAAATGGCTGAACGAAAGCTTGGACTTCATATATTACCTTTTGAAGCGGGTACTTCAAGTACCTTAAAAGGGGAAACCATGTATGATACAGTCAGGACATTGGAAGCAATAGGTGTAGATGCTGTAGTCATTCGACATGAACAAGATCAGTTTTATGAAGAATTGATGTCAGGTTTAAACTTAGCCATTATTAATGCTGGAGATGGGTCAGGTCAACACCCATCGCAATGCTTACTAGATCTATATACGATTAAACAAGAATTTGGAAAGTTCGAAGGCATTCATGTGACAATCGTTGGAGATATTGCCCATAGCCGTGTGGCAAAATCAAATGCACTAGCACTAAAGAAACTAGGAGCCCATGTCACATTCATCTGTCCTCCAGAGTGGCAAGGAGATTTTGATGCTACTTCAACTTGGGAAGAAGTTTTGCCTACTGCGGATGTAGTCATGTTACTACGTGTTCAACACGAACGGCACGGGAAAGAAAATGATTTTTTAAAAGAACTTTATCATAAGGAATACGGTTTAACGATTGCGCGTTATGCAGAGTTAAAGCCATCAACAATTGTTATGCATCCTGCACCAGTTAATCGAGATGTGGAAATTGCAAGTGAATTAGTTGAAAGCGATAAATCACGTATTTTTAAGCAAATACAAAACGGCGTCTTTGTCCGTATGGCGATACTAGAATCTGTATTAAAGGAGAGAATGTAA
- a CDS encoding solute carrier family 23 protein encodes MTNSQTVLDIHDKPSAGKLTTLSIQHMFAMFGATILVPQLVGLSPAIALLTSGIATLIFMFVTKFQVPAYLGSSFAFIVPILAITEISGIGSAMIGSLFVALVYFIVSLVIWKTGYKWIMKLLPPIVVAPVIIVIGLALSPVAIDLAMNFDLNGDGIKEYSMLHFSAALVTLAAAVITILFFKGMLSLMPILIGIIVGYIYSLFIGIVEFSTVLSAKWISAPDFLLPGIDYEFIVTPTLLGLMVPIAIVTISEHIGHQLVLGKIVNRNYIKEPGLHRSLLGDGLGTFISGLIGGPPKTTYGENIGVLAITRVYSVYVIAGAAILAIIFSFFGKIMALIATIPTAVLGGISILLFGIIASSGLRMLVDNKIDFGDKRNLVISSIILVIGIGGAKLHFSDTFELEGMALAAIVGVILNLVLPGRPQEVVEIEEDSAQ; translated from the coding sequence ATGACGAATTCACAAACGGTTTTAGACATACACGATAAACCATCAGCAGGAAAACTAACCACATTAAGTATTCAACATATGTTCGCCATGTTCGGTGCAACTATCTTGGTTCCACAGTTAGTTGGATTAAGTCCAGCTATCGCACTTTTAACAAGCGGAATAGCTACTTTAATTTTCATGTTTGTAACAAAATTTCAAGTGCCAGCTTATTTGGGCTCATCATTTGCATTTATTGTACCGATACTTGCAATAACTGAAATATCGGGTATTGGTAGTGCAATGATAGGAAGTTTGTTTGTCGCACTAGTGTATTTCATCGTGTCACTTGTTATTTGGAAAACAGGTTATAAGTGGATTATGAAATTATTACCACCAATTGTTGTGGCACCAGTCATTATTGTCATAGGTTTAGCGTTATCACCAGTTGCAATCGACCTAGCCATGAACTTTGATCTTAATGGAGATGGGATAAAAGAATACAGCATGTTGCACTTTTCTGCAGCACTTGTCACATTAGCGGCAGCAGTTATAACTATATTATTCTTTAAAGGTATGCTAAGTTTAATGCCAATTCTTATCGGAATCATTGTTGGGTATATATATTCTTTATTCATCGGCATTGTGGAGTTTTCAACTGTATTAAGTGCAAAATGGATTAGCGCACCAGATTTCTTACTACCAGGAATTGATTATGAATTTATCGTAACACCAACATTACTCGGTCTTATGGTACCTATTGCAATTGTGACCATTTCTGAACACATCGGTCATCAACTTGTGTTAGGGAAAATTGTTAATAGAAATTACATAAAGGAACCAGGCTTGCATCGTTCATTACTAGGTGATGGTTTAGGAACGTTTATAAGTGGACTTATAGGAGGTCCTCCAAAAACGACGTATGGAGAAAACATCGGAGTTCTTGCAATTACGAGAGTATATAGTGTATACGTAATTGCAGGCGCAGCTATTTTAGCCATAATATTCTCGTTTTTCGGTAAAATTATGGCATTGATTGCTACTATTCCTACTGCTGTTCTTGGTGGGATTTCAATCTTGCTGTTTGGGATCATTGCGTCTTCAGGTCTACGTATGTTAGTGGATAACAAAATAGACTTTGGAGATAAACGAAACTTGGTGATATCTTCAATCATATTAGTTATTGGAATAGGTGGAGCTAAACTTCACTTTTCAGATACGTTTGAACTCGAAGGTATGGCTTTAGCGGCAATCGTAGGTGTCATATTAAATCTTGTATTGCCAGGCAGACCTCAAGAAGTAGTTGAAATCGAAGAAGACAGTGCACAATAA
- the pyrR gene encoding bifunctional pyr operon transcriptional regulator/uracil phosphoribosyltransferase PyrR, producing the protein MVEKANILDEKAINRALTRIAHEIIERNKGIESCILVGIKTRGAFLAKRLAEKIEKIEGKSIKSGELDITLYRDDLSLKNNNKEPLVQQVDIQHVVTNQKVILIDDVLFTGRTVRAAMDAVMDLGRPAQIQLAVLIDRGHRELPIRADYVGKNIPTASLERIVVRLFETDHEDSVTIQE; encoded by the coding sequence ATGGTTGAAAAAGCAAATATTCTTGATGAAAAAGCAATAAATCGAGCGCTTACGAGAATCGCACATGAAATTATTGAACGTAATAAAGGAATTGAATCTTGTATTTTAGTTGGAATTAAAACACGTGGAGCGTTTTTAGCAAAGCGCTTAGCAGAAAAGATAGAAAAAATCGAAGGCAAGTCAATTAAATCAGGTGAACTTGATATCACGCTTTATAGAGATGATTTATCATTGAAAAACAATAATAAAGAACCTCTAGTTCAGCAAGTTGATATTCAACACGTGGTAACCAATCAAAAAGTTATATTAATTGACGATGTTCTCTTTACAGGACGTACAGTTAGAGCGGCTATGGACGCAGTGATGGACTTAGGTCGACCAGCCCAAATTCAATTAGCTGTTTTAATTGATAGAGGTCATAGAGAACTGCCGATTCGTGCAGACTATGTAGGGAAAAACATTCCTACTGCAAGTCTTGAACGAATTGTCGTACGATTATTCGAAACTGATCATGAAGATAGTGTAACGATACAAGAATAG
- a CDS encoding RluA family pseudouridine synthase: protein MEDFTYTISEEQKGERIDKALVTLEADWSRSQIQIWLKDGAVLVNGETAKPNYKVKLNDVITVTVPDVEPLDIEAEDLNLEIVYEDEDVLVVNKPRGMVVHPAPGHTSGTLVNGLMHQVTDLSGINGVLRPGIVHRIDKDTSGLLMVAKNDKAHVSLVDQLVKRTVTRKYTALVHGHIPHDKGTIDAPIGRDSRDRQSMAVIDKGKHAITHFRVIERFGNFTLVECRLETGRTHQIRVHMKYIGFPLAGDPKYGPKKTIEFNGQALHAGVVGFIHPRTEEYLEFEAPLPEEFKTLLEEMKTTVDSKEK from the coding sequence ATGGAAGATTTTACGTATACAATTTCAGAAGAACAAAAAGGTGAACGTATCGATAAAGCCCTTGTTACACTTGAAGCAGATTGGTCTCGTAGCCAAATTCAAATTTGGTTAAAAGATGGTGCTGTTTTAGTCAATGGGGAAACAGCAAAACCAAACTATAAAGTAAAACTAAATGATGTTATTACTGTTACTGTACCTGACGTTGAACCATTAGATATTGAAGCAGAGGATTTAAATCTTGAGATCGTTTATGAAGATGAAGATGTCCTTGTTGTGAATAAACCTCGTGGTATGGTCGTACATCCTGCACCTGGTCATACATCAGGGACGCTTGTTAATGGTTTAATGCATCAGGTTACAGATTTATCTGGCATCAATGGAGTGTTGCGTCCAGGAATTGTCCATCGTATTGATAAAGATACATCAGGCTTATTAATGGTTGCGAAGAATGATAAAGCCCATGTTTCATTAGTGGATCAACTGGTGAAAAGAACTGTTACTCGAAAATATACAGCTTTAGTGCATGGTCATATTCCTCACGATAAAGGAACGATTGATGCACCAATTGGTCGCGATTCTCGTGATCGTCAGAGTATGGCAGTAATTGATAAAGGAAAACATGCAATTACTCATTTTCGTGTAATCGAACGCTTTGGCAACTTTACGTTAGTTGAATGTCGTTTAGAAACAGGTCGTACACATCAAATTCGTGTTCATATGAAATACATTGGCTTCCCATTAGCTGGAGACCCTAAATACGGACCGAAAAAAACGATCGAATTTAACGGACAAGCGCTTCATGCTGGTGTTGTTGGATTTATACATCCACGCACTGAAGAGTATTTGGAATTCGAAGCTCCACTACCTGAAGAATTCAAGACTTTGCTTGAGGAAATGAAAACGACCGTTGACAGCAAAGAAAAGTAA
- the lspA gene encoding signal peptidase II has product MYIFYLVAIVIVAIDQWTKWLVVKNMELGERIVLAEPTFALLSHRNRGAAWGMLEGQIWLFTIVTVIVIIGILYYFHKEAKGKPLFQLSLMVLLGGAIGNFMDRLFRGEVVDFIDVLIPVINYDFPIFNVADAALSIGVVMLMVGLFLEEKAEKAAKRKGE; this is encoded by the coding sequence GTGTATATTTTTTATTTAGTTGCAATTGTCATTGTGGCAATTGATCAGTGGACAAAATGGTTAGTTGTAAAAAATATGGAACTAGGTGAACGAATTGTATTAGCTGAGCCAACATTTGCGTTACTATCACATCGTAATCGTGGAGCAGCATGGGGAATGTTGGAAGGTCAAATTTGGTTGTTTACAATCGTCACAGTGATCGTAATCATTGGTATTTTGTATTACTTTCATAAAGAAGCAAAAGGAAAACCATTATTTCAACTTAGTTTAATGGTATTACTTGGAGGCGCTATAGGGAACTTTATGGATCGGTTATTCCGCGGTGAAGTTGTTGACTTTATAGATGTTCTCATCCCTGTTATTAACTATGATTTCCCGATTTTTAACGTAGCAGATGCAGCATTAAGCATTGGCGTCGTGATGCTCATGGTCGGTTTGTTTTTAGAAGAAAAAGCAGAAAAAGCTGCAAAGAGAAAAGGTGAATAA
- the ileS gene encoding isoleucine--tRNA ligase yields the protein MEYKDTLLMPKTDFPMRGGLPTREPVMQERWNEMNLYKKVLDRTKGRPSFTLHDGPPYANGDLHMGHALNKVLKDMVVRHKSMTGFYAPFVPGWDTHGLPIEQALANKGVNRKEMTIAEFRNLCETYAYEQIDRQRKQFKRLGVRGDWENPYITLKPAYESRQIEVFGEMARKGYIYKGLKPVYWSPSSESALAEAEIEYQDKKSPSIYVTFDVTNGKGIIAEGTKIIIWTTTPWTIPANLGISVHPEFDYVIVEVSGARYLISKGLLENVATTLEWESYEIVQTIKGEQMDRMVAKHPLYDRDSLVMLGEHVTNEGGTGCVHTAPGHGEDDFQVGKTYGLEVLSPVDDRGVLTAEAPGFEGLFYDKANKVITEALEAAGALVKLTFFTHSAPHDWRTKKPVIFRATAQWFASIEAFRDQLLQAIKDTSFTPAWGETRLFNMVRDRGDWCISRQRAWGVPIPVFYAEDGEPILTEETIAHVSKLFREHGSTVWFERQAKDLLPEGFTHVGSPNGRFSKETDIMDVWFDSGSSHQAVLDEREDLEYPADLYLEGSDQYRGWFNSSLTTSVAINGHSPYKGLLSHGFALDGEGRKMSKSIGNVIDPAKVMNQLGADILRLWVASVDYTADVRVSDSNFKQVAEVYRKIRNTCRFLHGTVSDFNPQTDRIAFEDLREVDQYMYMKLQELIETVRKSYDKYDFASVYNAVNNFVSSDLSSFYLDIAKDVVYIEGQDHLHRRAMQTVMYDTLISLLKVMTPILPHTTDELWVFLTHETEESIQLTDFPEAISHESFGALRTKYQQLMLVRDDVLKALEEARNAKVIGKSLEANVTVYVKKELLDAFDTNKVDFAQFFIVSDFSLAGLKEDAPLDALDLHVASVVVTKAKGEKCERCWSFSTKVGENEKHSTLCPRCADVVEKFYV from the coding sequence TTGGAATACAAAGATACATTATTAATGCCTAAAACAGATTTTCCAATGCGTGGGGGGTTACCTACACGAGAACCAGTTATGCAAGAACGATGGAATGAAATGAATTTATATAAAAAAGTATTAGACCGTACAAAAGGTCGACCAAGTTTTACTTTACATGATGGTCCTCCATATGCAAACGGAGACTTACACATGGGGCACGCATTAAACAAAGTACTAAAAGATATGGTTGTGCGTCACAAGTCGATGACTGGATTTTACGCACCATTTGTTCCAGGTTGGGATACACATGGTCTGCCAATCGAGCAAGCGTTAGCAAACAAGGGTGTTAATCGTAAAGAAATGACGATAGCCGAGTTCCGTAACTTATGTGAAACATATGCTTATGAGCAAATTGATCGTCAACGCAAGCAATTCAAAAGACTTGGTGTACGTGGGGATTGGGAGAATCCTTATATTACGTTAAAACCTGCATATGAATCTCGTCAAATTGAAGTGTTCGGTGAGATGGCTCGTAAAGGATATATATACAAAGGTTTAAAACCAGTGTATTGGTCTCCTTCAAGTGAATCAGCTTTAGCTGAAGCTGAAATCGAATATCAAGACAAGAAATCACCTTCAATATATGTAACCTTTGATGTTACAAATGGTAAAGGGATAATTGCAGAAGGAACAAAAATTATCATTTGGACGACTACACCTTGGACAATTCCAGCTAACTTAGGCATTTCCGTACATCCAGAATTTGATTATGTGATCGTTGAGGTAAGCGGCGCACGCTACCTTATATCCAAAGGATTACTAGAAAATGTTGCGACAACGCTTGAATGGGAATCTTATGAAATTGTTCAGACTATCAAAGGCGAGCAAATGGATCGAATGGTTGCAAAACATCCTTTATATGATCGTGATTCTCTTGTGATGTTAGGAGAACATGTGACAAATGAAGGTGGTACAGGATGCGTTCATACAGCTCCAGGACACGGTGAAGACGATTTCCAAGTAGGTAAAACATATGGTCTTGAAGTACTATCACCAGTGGATGACCGTGGCGTATTGACGGCTGAAGCACCAGGGTTTGAAGGGTTATTCTATGATAAAGCGAATAAAGTCATTACAGAGGCATTAGAAGCAGCTGGTGCATTAGTAAAATTAACGTTTTTCACTCACTCTGCACCACATGATTGGCGTACGAAAAAGCCGGTCATTTTCCGAGCTACTGCTCAATGGTTCGCATCAATTGAAGCCTTCCGTGACCAGTTATTACAAGCAATTAAAGATACATCATTTACACCAGCCTGGGGCGAAACACGTCTGTTTAACATGGTACGAGACAGAGGAGATTGGTGTATTTCTCGACAACGTGCATGGGGTGTTCCAATCCCTGTTTTCTATGCAGAAGATGGCGAGCCAATCCTAACAGAAGAAACAATTGCTCATGTATCCAAGCTGTTCCGTGAACATGGGTCAACTGTTTGGTTTGAACGTCAAGCAAAAGATTTGTTACCAGAAGGTTTTACTCATGTAGGAAGTCCAAATGGTCGTTTCTCAAAAGAAACGGACATTATGGATGTTTGGTTTGATTCAGGTTCTTCCCACCAAGCCGTGCTAGATGAACGTGAAGATTTAGAGTACCCAGCAGATCTTTACTTAGAAGGGTCTGATCAATATCGTGGATGGTTTAACTCATCTTTAACAACAAGTGTAGCAATTAATGGACACTCTCCTTATAAAGGACTTCTAAGTCATGGATTTGCGCTAGATGGTGAAGGACGCAAGATGAGTAAATCTATAGGCAACGTCATTGATCCTGCAAAAGTTATGAATCAATTAGGTGCAGACATTCTTCGTCTATGGGTAGCTTCTGTTGACTATACAGCTGATGTTCGTGTTTCTGACTCGAATTTTAAGCAAGTTGCTGAAGTGTATCGTAAAATCCGTAATACATGCCGTTTCTTACATGGTACAGTATCAGATTTTAATCCTCAGACAGATCGCATAGCCTTTGAAGACTTACGTGAAGTGGATCAATATATGTACATGAAACTTCAAGAATTAATTGAAACGGTTCGTAAATCTTACGATAAATATGACTTTGCTAGTGTTTATAACGCAGTCAATAACTTCGTTTCTTCTGATTTGAGTTCATTCTATCTAGATATTGCGAAAGATGTTGTCTATATTGAAGGACAGGATCATTTACATCGTCGTGCTATGCAAACTGTGATGTATGATACGTTGATTTCATTATTGAAAGTAATGACACCAATTTTGCCACATACGACTGATGAACTTTGGGTCTTCTTGACACATGAAACAGAAGAAAGCATTCAATTAACGGACTTCCCTGAAGCGATATCTCATGAATCGTTTGGAGCTCTTCGTACGAAGTATCAACAATTGATGCTCGTACGCGATGATGTATTAAAAGCATTAGAAGAAGCGCGAAATGCAAAAGTAATCGGTAAATCATTGGAAGCTAATGTTACGGTTTACGTAAAAAAAGAATTATTAGATGCTTTTGATACCAATAAAGTTGATTTTGCACAGTTCTTTATTGTATCCGACTTTTCGCTTGCAGGATTAAAAGAAGATGCACCTCTAGATGCATTAGATCTTCATGTAGCTTCTGTTGTTGTAACAAAAGCTAAAGGTGAAAAATGTGAAAGATGCTGGTCATTTTCAACTAAAGTAGGCGAAAATGAAAAACATTCAACTTTATGTCCGCGCTGTGCAGACGTGGTTGAAAAGTTTTACGTATAA